The genomic interval GAGGACGCTACGGACAAAACCGTGACCTTCTCATCGAGCAATCCGAGGGTCGCCGAGTGCTCGCACGCTCCTGAAGAGCAAACAGCGGTGATCATAGGACGGACAGAAGGCACCGCGGTAATCACTGTGACAACGAACGACGGCGGCTATACGGACGATTGCGTGGTAACGGTCAGGGACATTTCCGACAGCGGCAGCGGCTGTTCGACGGGGGCTTCGGGGGGCGCTGCGGCCGCGCTGGCTATGCTGGTCCTCCCGGTCGTGTTGCTTCTTCGGAGGGCGACAGATAGATGAGGCAGAACAGAATACCCGCTCGTTATCGTCCGTGCCTTCGCCCCTTCAGCGCCATAGGGATGGCGTCGTTCTTGCTGCTCGCGTCGGTCGCGTTCGCCGGCTCTGCCCATGCCATTCCCGGAGAGTACGCGCCGGGAGAGGCCCTGGTGCTTATGGAGATTCCCCCGGCTATCTCGGCTGCGAGCGGAGAGCCCTTCCAGACGGGTTTTTCCTCCTCGGCCCGCGATCTGGCTGAGTCGGTCGGGGCTCATGCTCTTCAGACCTACGGAGCAATCGCGGCCGGAGGAGGCCCGGGCATAGTGCATATCAAGAGCGACACTGACGATACACAGCGGCTTATCGAACTGCTGAGCGCCAAGCCCGGCGTGATCGATGCCTCCCCCAACTATATTTCCTACGGAGCCAAAACCCCGAACGACCCTCTGTTCGGCAGCCTCTGGGGGATGAAGTGCATCAATGCCCCCGGGGCCTGGGACCTCTCCACCGGAGCGGAGGACGTCGTGGTGGCCGTGATCGACTCCGGCATCGACAGGAAACACGAGGACCTGTCCGCCAACGTAGTAAGGGACAAGGATGGCAAGTGGGGCTTCGACGCCGTCAACAAGGACAGGGACCCGATGGACGACCAAGGGCACGGGACACACGTCGCAGGGATAATAGGCGCAACCGGCAACAACGGAAAGGGTGTCGCAGGCGTCTGCTGGAAGGTCGGACTGCTGGCGGTAAAGGTGCTTGACGCGGAGAACAGGACGTTCGACTCGCAGATCATCGCCGGTATCAACTACTTGCTGGACCAGAAGAGCCGCGGCATGAACATCCGCGCGGCCAACATGTCGATCACAGGCTGGCGCCAGCCCATCGTCGATCCGGAGAAGAACTCATACGGAGCAGCCGTAAAGGCCCTGTCGGACGCCGGAGTGGTCCTGGTGGTAGCCGCGGGCAACGAGGGTCAGAACCTGGACCTGCCGGAGAAGTTCTACGACTGGCAGAAGTTTGAGTGGGTGGATTTACGCGGGCAGAGAGCCTACCCGGCCTGCTTCACCTTCAACAACATGATCACGGTGGCGGCTATGACCGGCGGCTGGGAGAGGGCGTCGTACTCCAACTACAGCCCGAACTTCGTCCACGTAGCCGCGCCGGGCAGCGAGATAATCAGCACCCTTCCCGGTAACAGGTACGACAAGGACAACGGGACATCCATGGCCGCTCCTCACGTCACCGGGACAGCGGCCCTGCTCGCCGCCCGGTTTCCCAAAAAGACCGCAGCGGAGATAAGGGCGCGCATACTGAATAACATCGCCTCCAACGGAAACTGGACCGGCGCGGTCGTCTTCGACGGAATCCTTGACGCGGAACAGGCCATGAACGCCGCGGACCCGAGGGTTCCGGCCAAGAGCATCGTGATAACGCCCGAAAAAGTCGCTCTCTCGGGTAGGGCCGACATCGAGGTAACCGCCTCGTTGCTGCCCAAGAACTCCGATGGCGGGGAGCTTGTCTGGCTCTCGTCGAACCCGTCGGTTGCCACGGTAGAGAGGACGGACGGCGGCGCAAAGATCACCGGCCTGGCCGACGGCAGAGCCTCGATCAAGGCTTACGCCCCCGCAAGCGGCGTGACCGCCGAGGTAAGGGTAACCGTCAGCAATGCCGGGCCTCCCGCAATAGGGCAGAGCGAGGGGTGCAACTCCGTTGGAGTTGCCCCGGAGTGGGTCGTGCTGTTTGCAGCCCTGGCGCCCCTCCTGAAGAGGAGATAGCAAACACGAAAAAGGGGAGGGGGTGTTCTCCCTCCCCGTTCTGATACGGGCTAAACCGGACGATCGTTGCCAGTATTTCTCAAACAACCAACTCCCGGTGTTGCAGTTATTTCCTCTTCCTCACGTGTTTCAGTCTCAACTGCCTGTTGCCTTTGTTCTTTGGTTCTCGTTTCGTGGATGTGTTACTGTCTTTGGTACCAGGCTCTTCCCGACTTGTTGCTCTAGTTCTTGATGTTGCTTTTCTCCGTCCGGATAACCCGTTGACCATATTTTAGCCCCTGTTTCATGATTCGTCAACCATGTATACGTGGCATTATGCATGAAATAATCCTTATTTCTTACCGGTAGCGCTTAATTTCTCCAATTTTCTTCCAGACTGCGGAAATTCTACACTCCAGGCGATAGGAAGACGTTGACGAAGCTACCGACCCTCTCTTTCCACATGGAGAAGAGCTTTGCCGAGATCAGGGCCGACAGGGTGAAGTAGTCGTCCTTCGCCCCTCCGAAGGAGTCGTCCTCGAGGGCCTTCTCGTATAGTTCCGCGGGCAGGGTGAAGATCATGTCCCCCTGGTGCCTGTCGGTGTACTGCACAGGGCTGCATCCGACCGCCATCCGTCCTGTCTCGTCCGCGTAGATGGTCACTGTGTACTCCACGGGGCCTATATCGCCCACGTTCAATGTAACCCTCTGCTTTCGGGTGAAGCCCTTGTCCTTGAGGGCCTGAAAGCTATCGAAGTGCGTCCAGTACTCGATTTCATCGACGATATACCAGTGACGCACGTAGTTGGCCATCTTGCGCGTGAAGCGGGAGAGCCCCGGATCGTCCGGTTTCTCCGACAGTGCATCCTTCGACGGGACTCCGTCCTGCACCGCGTTCCAAAGGAAGGCGGAGAGAGCCGAAGCGTCCTCGTAAAAGAGGGAGAAGCCAAGAAGCGCGGCGGCGGCGGCGATGCGAGGGGCATCGTACCATCGGGCCGGCGCGACGGAGGCGAGCTTCCTGGTGACACCGGACTTTTTCAGGTCCACCACGGTCCTGCCGCCGTCGGAGTAGGCACCGGGGTGCTCGCCGAATATCTCCTCGTCGGATGAGCGCGGGAAAAAAGGGAGGAAGAAGCCGTGTCTCTCCCCTTCCGTAAGATCAAGAAGCCAGAGACGGCACCTTCTATCGTCGTGTAGCATCGCGAAGTCCGTCTCGTCGAATATGGCGCGGGGCGTGTGCAAAAGGTCGGACATGAAGATGACCGAGTGCCACAGAAGCCCTTTGAACACCGGATCCTGGGCGTAGCGGTAGAGCATGCGCCTGACGGGCTCCTCCAGCTGTTCGACGTTGTAGGCATTGGACTTCCCCTTGGCGCCTTTGAGCGTGATCGTCCTGTCCTCTTTCTCAAGCCATCTGAAGGGCATCAGTTTGCGCTTGTCCTTGCCCCTGTTGACCACTACAAGGCGAGGGCACGCACCCTTGGTCCAAACCTGCAGCGAGAGCCCCTCGTCTATGTCCTCGCCGCATACCACAAGGCCCTTGTCTTTCATTGACCGCACTCCTTAAATAATCTCTTAGACTATATTATATATCGTATGCCATTTATATAATCGCCGAGAATACGATTGATTTTGCCGAGCCACCATTGTATCATTATGGTTTGCGGAAGAATTCACATCTGTGCCGCATCCGGAGGAACGAGACCTAATGAAAAGAGCGGAGCACATTCGCAACATAGCAATAGTAGCACATATCGACCACGGCAAGACGACACTGATCGACTCGATATTCAGGGCCGCGCAGGTCTTTCGGGAGAATGCCCGTATCGAGGAGCGAGTGATGGACAACGACGACCTCGAGCGAGAGAAGGGGATCACCATCAGGTCCAAGCACTGCACTGTGGAGTGGGAGGGCTGCAGGATAAATATAATCGACACTCCCGGCCACGCGGACTTCTCCGGCGAGGTAGAGCGAGTTCTGTCGACCGTCGACTCGGTACTGCTCCTTGTCGACGCCGGAGAGGGGCCGATGCCGCAAACTCGCTACGTGCTGTCGCAGGCACTGGGCATGGGGCTCAAGCCGATCGTCTATATCAACAAGGTGGACCGGAAGGAGGCAGACCCGCAGGCGGCTCTGAACGCGACGTTCGACCTCTTCCTGGAGCTTGGAGCTACGGACGAGCAGGCGGACTTTCCCGTGCTTTACGGCTCCGGGCTGTCTGGCTGGGCGGTCTCCGACCCGGGAGAGATCAAGAACGGCGCAACCAGAGGGATGGACGCCCTCTTCGAGTGCATTGTAAAGCACGTGGAACCGCCGCTGGCCGACGAGGAATCGCCTTTCCTGATGCAGGTGAGCACCCTGGCCTGGAACGAGTACACCGGTCGCATGGGATGCGGAAAGATCCTGCAGGGGAGGATCCGCAGGGGCGACGAGTTCGTTCGAACCGCCACCGCCTGGCAGAACAGGGAGGACAGGAGCAATCAGAACTACGTCATAACGGACAGGGAGCAGTCGCGCATCGCGCAGGTTTTCATCACGCGAGGCCTGGAGAGGATCGAGGCCGACGAGGCGGGCGCGGGGGACATAGTCTGGATCACTGGCCCGAAGGAGATCGGGATAGGAGACACTCTCTCCTCCCCGGAGCTTGAGGGCTTCCCCCTGCCGCCGCTGGAGATAGAGGAGCCGACAGTGTCAATGTTCTTCCTGGTGAACACCGGCCCCTTCGCCGGCGACGAGGGGCGCCCCGTGACCCTGCGACAGCTGAGGGCGCGTATAGAGAAGGAGCTGCACACGAACGTGGCTCTGCGGATGGAGGACCTTGGCCGCGCCGACGGTGTCAAGGTCTCCGGTCGCGGGGAGCTTCAGCTCGCGATACTCATCGAGGAGATGAGGCGCGAGGGGATGGAGTTCTGCGTGTCGAAGCCGGAGGTCATCACGGAGGATCACGACGGGACTACTTTCGAGCCCATGGAGGACCTGGTCGTGGACATCCCGGAGGAGTACCAGGGGGTCGTCTACGAGAGGCTGTCGCAGCGCAAGGCCAGGGTCAGCGGCATGGAGAACCTGCGCACGGGGCTTGTTCGGCTCCTGTTCACCGTGCCGACACGGGGGTTGATAGGCTACAGGGGGGAGTTCATGACGGACACGCGAGGGCTGGGGATCATGTCGTCGCGCTTCTCCGGTTACTCACCCTGGACCGGCGAGATCGCCGCGCGCAACAGGGGGGCGCTGGTCAGCCTGGACACGGGCGAGGCCACCGGGTACCAGATCGAGAATCTGCAGGAGCGGGGCACGATGTTCATCTCCCCGATGGACAGGGTCTACGCCGGGATGATAGTCGGCGAGAACTCGCGCCCCGGCGACATGCCGTGCAACCCGACCAAGAGAAAGCAGGCCACGAACCACAGGGCCTCGACCAAGGAGTTCACCGTCAAGCTGGACGTGCCCAGGAGGATGACGCTGGAGAAGGCCCTTGAGTGGATAGCGGGCGACGAGCTGGTGGAGGTGACGCCGAAGTCGATCCGGCTTCGCAAGACGATCCTGGACGACAACGAGCGAAGAAAGGCAAGAAGGGCGAGCGCCTGAGCAGCCAGGACCAGGCGCCAGGGCGAGATCCCTCACATTCGCTCGGGATGACAAAAACCGCCGTCTATGTCATCCCGAACGAGCGAAGCGAGGAGGGATCTCGCCTTTGACGGCGCCTCTCATGAGATCCCTCCCCTAGTCGCTGTGCTCCTCGGGATAGCACCGGTCAGTCGATCGGGACCTCCAGCGTAACTGTCGTTCCCCTGCCGGGCGAGCTCTCCACCTTGAGCTCGCCGCCTATCATCCTGGCCCTCTCCCTCATGTTGACCAGGCCCCAGGCACCGCGCTCCTCGGCCTTTGCGTTCGCCTCGGTCACGTCGAAGCCTTTTCCGTCGTCGACTATCTTTACACTCAGAAATCCGAGGGAGAGGTTGACCGTTATCCTGACTTTGGCTGCCTGCCCGCCTCGCACAGCGTTGATGACCGCCTGCTGGATTATCTTGTAGACCGCCGTGCGCTTCTGCAGGGAGAGCACGTCCGCTCCTCCCTCGATCCTAAAGCGGACGTCGCAGCCGGAGAAGCTCTTGATCTCGTTGACCAGGCGGCCCAGGGGCACGAACAGTCCCTCCCTCAGGCCGGACGGGTTGAGCTGAAACAGGAACGAGCGCATCTCCTCCAGCGCGTCGGCAAGATGGAGCCTGGTCCTGGACAGCTCGTCGCCGAGGCGGTCCAGATCTCTCCTGTCGAGGTACTCCTTGGAGATGTCCAGCATCAGGCCCACGCCGGCGAACTTCTGAACAGGGCCGTCGTGAAGGTCTCTGGAGAGGGACATGCTCTCGCGCTCCGCGAGCATCATCGAGGCCAGCAGGGGATTGTCGCCGCCCGCGCCGGTTAGCTCGTCCACGTCGTCGAAGCTCATGTTGAGCAGGTTCAAAGCGATGCGGAAGCGGTTCCCCATCTCCTCGCTTCTGACCAACAGCTTCTCTATGCGGCGCTCCTCGCGAGCTATATCGTCCCTCTGGCGGGCCAGAAGCTTCTCCCGCTCCTCGAAGGCCCCTCTGACCCTCATGAGCCTGGCGGCGTTCTCGTAGGCCTCCTTCTCGCGTCTCTCGTCACCCGAGCGACTGGCGGTAAGCAGGACGGCGCGGGACCTGCGATAGTCGGCCTCCGCCTTGTCGGCGGCCTTGATCGCTTCGTCAAGCTCTTTTATTATCTCTTCCTTACGCGCGCGATATTCGAACAGCCTCTCGCGCTCCTCCTCCCTGAAGGCGGAGATGCTGTCGATGCTGTAGTTGATGGCCTCGCTAGTCTTGTCGCGTATCTCTTTCAGCCTGTGCGGCAGGTCTACGACCGCCATTCGCACCTCCTCCTTTTCACCGGGACTTTGGTACTTTCGCACGTACATTCTAACGCTGAAATGCGCCTCTGGCAATTCCAGGCGAAAGAGCTAAAATGGACTGTGCAGTCATCCCGAGGAGCCGCAGGCTGCGAGGGATCTCGGGGTCAAGCCAGTGCCTGCCATGAGATCCCTCCCCTCGTCGCTGTGCTCCTCGGGATAGCGATCGGCACGAACGGAAAAAACGCCCGTTCGGCCGCCTGCTTACCTCCCGCTGGTCGTCGGGATGACTATACGAAGCTGGTCGTCGGGATGACACCGTCAGTTCGGGACGACGGCGTGAAACCGGATGTTCAGGATTCTGCAAAGGAGGCGCTTGACATGATCATCGCACTTATCCTGGGATGGGCCGTGCTGTACGCGGATCGTACAGCGCTCTATCCCCTTCTATCCATCATAGCGGAGGCGCTTGACATATCCTCGGCCAGGGCCGGTGCCATCTCCAGCGCCTACTTCCTGTTTTACGTGCTGCTTCAGATCCCCAGCGGGTTCGCCGCGGACAGGTGGGGGGGAAGGCGCGTCCTGATCGTGATGTTCGCCCTGTCGGGCCTGGGGATTCTCGGCTTCGGCCTTTTCGGCGACTCCTTCACGCCGCTGCTTCTCTTCTCCGCCCTGCACGGGGCGGGGGCGGGCGCTTACTACCCCTGCTGCTTCGGGCTGATAATGGCGGCCGTACCGCCTGAGAAACGCGGAATCAGCTCCGGCCTGATAGGGATGGGGATGGCTCTCGGCATACTTGGAGGGATGGCGGCGAGCGGGCCTCTCTACGAGTTCTTTGGAAACTACCGGCAGCCCTTCCTGGTCCTTGCCGTGCCGACCGTGCTGATGCTTCCGGCGTTTTTCCGCTTGCTCCCCGACGCGGAGAGCACGGCCGGCTCTCCCCCGCTTTCGGTCTACCTTAGGCTCTTTCGCGACAGGGATATCTGGAAGATCAACATGGCCACTTTCTGCTCCCTGTACGGCTTTTGGACGGCGGCCACGTGGGGGCCGACCTTCCTGCAGGCCGAACGGGGCTTCTCCCTGTCGGGCGCGGGGCTCTACACGGGATTGATAGCCCTATCGGCCCTGCCGGGCGGGGTGCTCTGGGGGAGGCTGTCCGACAGGTTCGGTCGGAAGAGGGTGGCATCGCTGGTGCTGCCCGCGAGCGGAGTCGCGCTCTTCATGCTCGCAAGAGTCCAGGGGGCGCCTCTGATTATCTTCACCCTTCTGCTCTTCGGCCTGTTCAGCAACACGGCCTTCTCTCCCGTGGCGGTCTCGTGGGTCGGCGATATCGTCAGCAAACGTCACCCCGGGTCGATGAGCGCGGCGGTCGGCTTTTTCAACGCGATAATTATGTCTTCAGCCGTGGTAGCCCCGGTCGTATCCGGATTTTTGCGGGACGTCACCGGCTCCCTGTCGGGTGCGATCTTCGCGGGGGCCCTTCTTATTTTCTGTGGTTCCGTGCTGTTGCTGCTGACCCCGGAGGCGGGCGAGATCGACTAGGAGAGTTCCATGGGCGCGGGTAAAAAACGAAGTTGCCCGAAAAAAGAAAGCGTTGTATAATCATCCGCGGCAAATGCGTCAGAATATCCCTTGTTGAGGAGGAATGTGTTTATGGCGAAGGCTGTTGTAGATCCGGAAGCGTGCATCGGCTGCGAGACCTGCGTCGGGACCTGTCCGGTGGAGTCCATCTCGATGGTCGACGGCAAGGCGGTTGTCGATGATTCCTGCATCGAGTGCGGGAGCTGCGTATCCGTCTGTCCCGTGGACGCGATAACCCAGTAACGTGCGATGCCCCTCCCTTTAAAGGGAGGGGCGTTTTTTACTCTGCGACAGGGTTCAGGCCCTGTCCTCCAGCTCCGCGAAGCGAACGGCCGTGCCGTAGGCAATTATCTCCGCGGCACCGGTCGATATGCTTGTGGTCGACAGCCTAAAGCCAATGACCGCGTTCGCACCCATCTTCCTGGCCTGCTCTCCCAGCCTCTCCGCAGCCAGCTCCACCGCCTGGTCTATCATGGCAGTGTAGCGGGTAAGCTCCCCGCCCACGGTCCAGTTCCTGACGTTGGAGGCCACATCCTGGACCAGCGATTTCGACAGGCAGCACGAGGCCGTAACACATCCGAGGTACTCGCACCTCTTGCCGGGGATCACGTCGACCGTCAGCACGGGTATTTTTTTGTTGCTCATTCTTTCTTATCGTCTCCTTGCCCTGTTTTAGATGTCTCCCCGAACACGTCGGGGGCCCTCTGGACGGAGTCCTCCGTGTAGCGCGAGGCGGGGGCGCGCAGTGCGTCGAGAAGTTTTTTCAAGGCGCCGAATACGATACCCGCGAAGGCGAGAAGCAGCAGGACGAGCAGCAGGTAGCGAACTATGGCCCCCGCCCCCTTCAGTGTGTCGTAGATGAATCGGCCCGCCGGATACCTCTTTATCTTCCAGGCGAAGCGGACGAGCTCCGGATCCTTCAGGTCCTCGAACGGGTAGCCTTCCACCACGCAGTCGATGCTCCACCGAGCGAGTTCCTTGCCCTGCGCCCCGGCCTCATCTGTCGCGTGCACGTCCCATAGCGCGACCGCTCTCTCCCCTCCCCTGCGGAATACCTCCAGCAGGTCGGCCCTCTCCTCCGGGCGAACGGGCGCTGCGCCCATCCTTCCCATGTTCTTCCCCCTGATCTCGGAGATCCTCAGCAGGTCGAATATGTCTTCGCTGCTCCAAGAGGTCCAGAACTCCACTCCGTAGTCGCGAAGGAAGATGGAGGTCGCCTCCGGGTAGGCCATGACGGCCGGCTCCAGGGTATCCATGGGTCGATCGCCGTCGAATATGGCGACGAGCTTCCGGGAATCGGGCGCTACAGAGCTCCAGACCCTCGAAAAGACCTCCGTCTTCACCCCGATCTTGGCCATCAGTTCCACGGGGATGCCGTCGAGAGGAACCCCCTCCTGGATCAGGTGAAAGAGGCCGCGCGCCGCATCCCTGTCCCCTTGTATCGAGGGGATGAAGTCGAGCGTCCGGTTGAGCAGGTTCCAGTTTACGTCTGCTCCCTTCCACTCCGTGAAGATGTAGTTTTCCGCTCCCAGCTTGTTGACGCCTCGCAGAAAGTCCGCCCCCCACTTCTTGTACAGTTCGATGAAGAGGCTCTCGT from Synergistaceae bacterium carries:
- a CDS encoding S8 family serine peptidase, which codes for MRQNRIPARYRPCLRPFSAIGMASFLLLASVAFAGSAHAIPGEYAPGEALVLMEIPPAISAASGEPFQTGFSSSARDLAESVGAHALQTYGAIAAGGGPGIVHIKSDTDDTQRLIELLSAKPGVIDASPNYISYGAKTPNDPLFGSLWGMKCINAPGAWDLSTGAEDVVVAVIDSGIDRKHEDLSANVVRDKDGKWGFDAVNKDRDPMDDQGHGTHVAGIIGATGNNGKGVAGVCWKVGLLAVKVLDAENRTFDSQIIAGINYLLDQKSRGMNIRAANMSITGWRQPIVDPEKNSYGAAVKALSDAGVVLVVAAGNEGQNLDLPEKFYDWQKFEWVDLRGQRAYPACFTFNNMITVAAMTGGWERASYSNYSPNFVHVAAPGSEIISTLPGNRYDKDNGTSMAAPHVTGTAALLAARFPKKTAAEIRARILNNIASNGNWTGAVVFDGILDAEQAMNAADPRVPAKSIVITPEKVALSGRADIEVTASLLPKNSDGGELVWLSSNPSVATVERTDGGAKITGLADGRASIKAYAPASGVTAEVRVTVSNAGPPAIGQSEGCNSVGVAPEWVVLFAALAPLLKRR
- the typA gene encoding translational GTPase TypA → MKRAEHIRNIAIVAHIDHGKTTLIDSIFRAAQVFRENARIEERVMDNDDLEREKGITIRSKHCTVEWEGCRINIIDTPGHADFSGEVERVLSTVDSVLLLVDAGEGPMPQTRYVLSQALGMGLKPIVYINKVDRKEADPQAALNATFDLFLELGATDEQADFPVLYGSGLSGWAVSDPGEIKNGATRGMDALFECIVKHVEPPLADEESPFLMQVSTLAWNEYTGRMGCGKILQGRIRRGDEFVRTATAWQNREDRSNQNYVITDREQSRIAQVFITRGLERIEADEAGAGDIVWITGPKEIGIGDTLSSPELEGFPLPPLEIEEPTVSMFFLVNTGPFAGDEGRPVTLRQLRARIEKELHTNVALRMEDLGRADGVKVSGRGELQLAILIEEMRREGMEFCVSKPEVITEDHDGTTFEPMEDLVVDIPEEYQGVVYERLSQRKARVSGMENLRTGLVRLLFTVPTRGLIGYRGEFMTDTRGLGIMSSRFSGYSPWTGEIAARNRGALVSLDTGEATGYQIENLQERGTMFISPMDRVYAGMIVGENSRPGDMPCNPTKRKQATNHRASTKEFTVKLDVPRRMTLEKALEWIAGDELVEVTPKSIRLRKTILDDNERRKARRASA
- a CDS encoding MFS transporter encodes the protein MIIALILGWAVLYADRTALYPLLSIIAEALDISSARAGAISSAYFLFYVLLQIPSGFAADRWGGRRVLIVMFALSGLGILGFGLFGDSFTPLLLFSALHGAGAGAYYPCCFGLIMAAVPPEKRGISSGLIGMGMALGILGGMAASGPLYEFFGNYRQPFLVLAVPTVLMLPAFFRLLPDAESTAGSPPLSVYLRLFRDRDIWKINMATFCSLYGFWTAATWGPTFLQAERGFSLSGAGLYTGLIALSALPGGVLWGRLSDRFGRKRVASLVLPASGVALFMLARVQGAPLIIFTLLLFGLFSNTAFSPVAVSWVGDIVSKRHPGSMSAAVGFFNAIIMSSAVVAPVVSGFLRDVTGSLSGAIFAGALLIFCGSVLLLLTPEAGEID
- a CDS encoding 4Fe-4S binding protein, which codes for MAKAVVDPEACIGCETCVGTCPVESISMVDGKAVVDDSCIECGSCVSVCPVDAITQ
- a CDS encoding YbjQ family protein, coding for MSNKKIPVLTVDVIPGKRCEYLGCVTASCCLSKSLVQDVASNVRNWTVGGELTRYTAMIDQAVELAAERLGEQARKMGANAVIGFRLSTTSISTGAAEIIAYGTAVRFAELEDRA